The proteins below come from a single Seriola aureovittata isolate HTS-2021-v1 ecotype China chromosome 23, ASM2101889v1, whole genome shotgun sequence genomic window:
- the LOC130164245 gene encoding uncharacterized protein LOC130164245 isoform X1, producing the protein MPLTLRNSAGRRRKNPDEKLPERPGESTSAQVMAPTRMKLRVRRRDGAGAAGGGQPAEEEERSRETGGRSSSRRKNTSNTSTTAATASSPPTSSASARTVVAAEEASPDSKCPICLDRFNNLAYLDRCLHRFCFPCIQEWSHNKAECPLCKQPFASILHSVRAEDDFKEYTLRPAPANSSVAATVAMVAAMASAARSDHQMRLMLRRHRATDGGETTTTRRRRRERGGRGGGSRRTGERTGVWEWYLDSPPLPPLPHHPAVSPMVAEDSGEGEDLEQQRMRGGADLAERGVIFEGLTGLGGAVSVAPNDRASRRLMTRLAARQRLQREGGTVRRLRERETVAFRRALYRCGIRVRGVAGVSGNQAQHRDITAESFRRNPAHLNRLRPWLRRELTVLYGAHGTLVDIVQRIIMARLARHGLEDTPTIEEELRPFLLARTDHFLHELVSFARSPLSLENYDLQAVYEPPATAMELDGTSSPSDSSSVIAISEGEEEESRAGGMSEERLQGRAGSTYDDVIQTGSSLSLSAWDDETPGPSYSTAEPSCSLSSLSFSPDTHKSANKDAGEKREEEGEEECLIVGYKKPIAERTPELVQLSSDTEEEEEKEREEEKMVEDAPPLPSTTPPLSYLPTIPPSTSGAYLEEQNDKPKEKDGEAGGRRSRARSWSVSSGRSRESVCTLSPSEQRPESWRDRKQCGSEVVREKRRRKKRRKGRERSGTLYNPNRSIYPAMMHRRSHSPSPFYSSVESGSPLPPSPPDSSWEYHCSPFTSSVSSRSCSSSSSPLCSSPQPPTSPPPQTPPTPSLSPGDTHHREKPGGKRKYKSRHLDSNDKDPTWRPSSSHRKEKRRERGEKERRRRRREREGGRKRERHRRESSYCGESSGRRSREDRSPSVEIIYEGTIMSDAAQPPARKRRRKRHRKMPHNSSPVIITLDSDSSHDDLNNKNISSGSSSPLSSQQTVDFSDLPPLPLVHSAGVGGALEGEIGELPVDILDRGSDGSETEPAGQSGPIAIDNSDNSDDVDVENIEESDSLLVWSDDRGLSSDLHGPIRKDDTKTTIDNHPREATSADARRPGDKDSAPVTTSDSCLLATILNDLKEIAVPKRDSSSNFSSSPDTRRKCLQARSNQGDWLAETRRPDADLPVEREQNQESDCRTSTPPPPPSLQQLKEGGVRHEGVDIPPLLKKASPVRSHNRNTPPPLKHKDAGSPHRSPAGLHSPHASIDVDPVGVNNPVDLNSNPVDSRLSPDPPKDHQVIPPISTLKKHLKSALASASSVSTDLHPSFHLAPIDSPKVRALTTEIHSISHKPPIDIHSSSGSENTTPHLDFLNSLHSSKLHSCRESTKETPSCGVGSSPINLHPVNSLSAIDFHSADTGWSKEKRARTDSTSGGCRNETLMNSCQVAPVDLHLSSSVCAGGTPAGSGVFSGVTSNVTSPAVSGSSLESRTQNPFSPIDSHSSNKRENLSQKLRLNSVPTAAPSGRLTPVDLHPRSPKSTVDLHSSSAASEGLADGTPSSIINHGDRSPGGHPPPIDLHRRSPPQSANLHSSRFVTTMIDGHSNHTALPPSSTFHTAHRKCSSRAEPTVDSRSDLRQSDSKHHNHFDPSSNSQFPVDARSKHNAPIDARSKSSRRDFQLHADNRITSFPGSVENQWNSGADTRSDSRSPIDERSASGVWAAHTHT; encoded by the exons ATGCCGCTCACGTTGCGGAATTCTGccgggaggaggagaaaaaaccCGGATGAGAAGCTCCCGGAGCGACCCGGGGAGTCTACTTCTGCTCAG gTGATGGCGCCCACACGCATGAAACTGCGTGTGCGCCGTCGTGATGGTGCAGGTGCAGCGGGAGGCGGTCAGccggctgaggaggaggagcggagTCGAGAGACCGGCGGTCGCAGCAGCAGCCGGAGGAAAAACACCAGTAACACCTCGACCACTGCTGCCACCGCCTCCTCTCCGCCCACGTCCTCGGCCTCGGCGAGGACGGTGGTGGCGGCAGAGGAGGCATCACCTGACTCCAAGTGCCCCATCTGTCTGGACCGCTTCAACAACCTGGCGTACCTGGACCGCTGCCTGCACCGCTTCTGCTTCCCCTGCATCCAGGAGTGGTCGCACAACAAGGCAGAGTGTCCGCTCTGCAAGCAGCCCTTCGCCTCCATCCTGCACTCGGTCCGTGCCGAGGACGACTTCAAGGAGTACACGCTGCGGCCGGCGCCCGCCAACAGCAGCGTGGCCGCCACTGTGGCAATGGTGGCCGCAATGGCGTCGGCGGCGAGGAGCGACCACCAGATGCGGTTGATGCTGAGGAGGCACAGGGCAACAGACGGCGGAGAGACAACGACGacgaggaggcggaggagggagaggggagggagaggaggggggagcagGAGGACGGGGGAGAGGACGGGGGTGTGGGAATGGTACCTggactctcctcctctcccccctcttcctcaCCATCCCGCTGTGTCTCCCATGGTCGCTGAGGACAGTGGGGAGGGGGAAGacctggagcagcagaggatgagGGGAGGGGCAGATCTGGCAGAGCGCGGCGTGATATTTGAGGGACTGACGGGCCTTGGGGGGGCAGTGTCAGTTGCCCCCAACGACCGGGCGTCACGGCGGCTGATGACCCGTCTGGCGGCAAGGCAGCGGCTGCAGCGAGAAGGTGGAACTGTGCGGCGgttgagggagagagagactgtggcCTTCCGCCGCGCGCTCTACCGCTGTGGCATACGGGTCCGCGGTGTTGCCGGGGTCAGCGGTAACCAGGCGCAGCATCGTGACATCACAGCAGAGAGCTTCCGTCGCAACCCAGCCCACCTGAACAGACTCCGTCCCTGGCTACGGCGGGAGCTCACGGTGTTGTATGGTGCTCACGGTACGCTGGTCGACATCGTCCAACGCATCATCATGGCACGGCTGGCCCGCCACGGCTTGGAGGACACGCCGACCATAGAAGAAGAGCTGCGGCCGTTCTTGTTGGCTCGCACCGACCACTTCCTGCACGAGCTGGTCAGCTTCGCCCGCTCGCCGCTCAGCCTGGAAAACTATGACCTGCAGGCGGTGTATGAGCCGCCCGCCACGGCCATGGAGCTAGATGGGACGAGCAGCCCGTCTGACAGCAGCTCCGTCATCGCCATATCAgagggcgaggaggaggagagccgGGCGGGGGGAATGTCAGAGGAGAGGCTGCAAGGGAGAGCGGGGAGCACTTACGATGATGTCattcaaacaggaagtagcCTTAGCCTGTCTGCCTGGGACGACGAAACGCCGGGCCCCTCCTACTCCACTGCCGAGCCGTCATGTTCACTTTCCTCACTGTCATTCAGCCCCGACACACACAAGTCAGCCAATAAGGACGCGGGAGAGaagcgggaggaggagggggaggaggagtgtCTGATCGTTGGATACAAGAAGCCGATCGCAGAGCGGACGCCGGAGCTGGTGCAGCTCTCCTCCGAcaccgaggaggaggaggaaaaggagagagaggaggaaaagatggTTGAGGATGCTCCgcccctcccctccaccacccctcctctttCGTACCTACCTACAATCCCTCCCTCCACATCTGGCGCCTACCTAGAGGAGCAGAACGACAAGCCGAAGGAGAAAGACGGCGAGGCGGGTGGGCGTCGCTCACGTGCACGCTCCTGGTCGGTGAGCTCGGGACGAAGCCGGGAGTCCGTGTGCACGCTCAGCCCGAGCGAGCAGCGGCCGGAGAGCtggagagacaggaagcagtGTGGTAGTGAGGTggtgagggagaagaggaggaggaagaagaggaggaaagggcGGGAGAGGAGTGGTACCTTGTACAACCCAAACCGATCCATCTATCCCGCCATGATGCACCGCCGCTCCCACTCTCCCTCGCCGTTTTACTCCAGCGTTGAGTCCGGTTCACCGCTGCCGCCCAGCCCGCCCGACTCCAGCTGGGAGTACCACTGCTCCCCCTTtacctcctctgtctcctcgcgctcctgctcttcctcctcctcacccctctgCTCCTCCCCGCAGCCGCCGACCTCACCACCACCGCAGACGCCGCCGACGCCCTCGCTCTCCCCCGGCGACACTCACCACAGAGAAAAACCCGGTGGGAAGAGGAAGTACAAGAGCCGCCACCTGGACAGCAACGACAAGGACCCGACCTGGAGGCCGAGCAGCAGCCACCgcaaggagaagaggagggagaggggggagaaggagaggaggaggaggaggagggagagagagggagggaggaaacgGGAGAGACACAGGAGGGAGAGTAGTTACTGTGGAGAGAG CAGCGGCAGGAGGTCCAGAGAAGACCGGAGTCCGAGCGTGGAGATCATCTACGAGGGCACCATCATGTCCGACGCCGCACAACCTCCCGCCCGCAAACGCCGCAGGAAACGCCACCGAAAGATGCCACACAACAG ttCTCCAGTCATCATCACCCTCGACAGCGACAGCAGCCACGACGacctcaacaacaaaaacatcagcagcggcagcagcagtcCGCTCAGCAGCCAGCAGACCGTCGACTTCTCcgacctccctcctctcccgtTGGTGCATTCTGCCGGCGTAGGCGGGGCCTTGGAAGGTGAAATTGGCGAGCTTCCCGTTGACATCCTAGACCGGGGATCTGACGGGTCGGAGACGGAGCCAGCGGGCCAATCGGGTCCCATCGCGATCGATAACAGCGACAACAGCGATGACGTGGACGTGGAAAATATCGAAGAGAGTGATTCACTGCTGGTGTGGAGTGATGATAGAGGGCTGTCCTCGGACTTACATGGACCAATCAGAAAGGACGACACGAAGACGACCATTGATAATCATCCAAGAGAGGCAACGAGTGCGGACGCTCGGCGGCCAGGAGACAAAGACTCTGCCCCCGTCACAACCTCTGACAGCTGTCTGCTAGCAACCATCCTAAATGACCTGAAGGAAATTGCTGTTCCTAAACGTGACTCGTCTTCGAACTTTAGTTCCTCCCCCGACACCAGAAGAAAATGTCTTCAGGCTCGTTCCAATCAGGGCGACTGGTTGGCTGAGACGAGACGTCCCGATGCCGATTTGCCTGTGGAACGAGAACAAAATCAGGAGTCGGACTGTCGTACCTCCACGCCCCCGCCGCCGCCTTCTcttcagcagctgaaggagggcggagtcagacacgAGGGCGTGGACATCCCTCCACTCCTAAAAAAGGCCAGTCCTGTCCGgtcacacaacagaaacacgCCACCAccattaaaacacaaagacgCTGGGAGTCCACACCGGTCGCCCGCAGGCCTCCACTCACCTCATGCCTCCATCGACGTTGACCCAGTTGGTGTAAATAATCCCGTTGACCTCAATTCAAATCCCGTCGACTCCCGTTTGTCTCCCGATCCGCCCAAAGATCACCAGGTCATCCCGCCCATTTCAACGCTGAAGAAACATTTAAAGAGCGCTTTGGCGTCTGCTAGCAGCGTTAGCACTGACCTGCATCCTTCCTTTCATTTAGCACCTATTGACTCTCCTAAAGTCCGAGCATTAACCACTGAGATCCATTCCATAAGTCACAAACCCCCCATTGATATCCACTCATCTTCTGGGTCTGAAAATACCACTCCACATCTGGATTTCTTGAATTCTCTTCATTCTTCAAAGTTACATTCCTGTCGTGAAAGCACAAAGGAAACACCTTCCTGTGGTGTCGGATCTTCACCCATTAACTTACATCCTGTGAATTCTTTATCTGCCATTGATTTCCATTCAGCTGATACCGGTTGGTCCAAAGAGAAACGAGCGCGCACTGACTCTACCTCCGGAGGTTGCAGGAATGAGACTTTAATGAATTCCTGTCAGGTAGCACCCGTTGACCTCCATCTTTCCAGCAGTGTTTGTGCTGGAGGCACGCCGGCAGGTAGTGGTGTTTTCTCAGGAGTCACTTCTAACGTCACGTCACCTGCTGTTTCGGGTTCGTCCCTCGAATCCAGGACTCAGAATCCCTTCTCACCCATTGACTCGCACTCTTCCAATAAAAGAGAGAACCTGTCACAAAAGCTGAGACTGAACTCGGTGCCAACAGCAGCTCCCAGTGGCAGGTTGACACCCGTTGACTTGCATCCTAGAAGTCCCAAATCTACTGTTGATCTCCACTCTTCCAGTGCAGCTTCAGAAGGATTGGCCGATGGCACGCcatcatcaataatcaatcacGGGGATCGATCGCCCGGTGGTCACCCGCCACCTATTGATTTGCATCGTAGAAGTCCTCCGCAGTCGGCTAACCTGCATTCTTCTCGCTTTGTCACCACTATGATTGATGGACACTCCAACCACACAGCCTtacccccctcctccaccttccacACTGCACACAGGAAGTGCAGTTCTCGAGCCGAACCTACTGTTGACTCCCGCTCAGACCTTCGCCAGTCTGACTCAAAACATCACAACCACTTTGACCCCAGCTCCAACTCACAGTTCCCCGTTGATGCCCGCTCCAAACATAACGCCCCCATTGACGCTCGCTCGAAAAGCTCTCGGAGAGACTTCCAGCTCCACGCAGACAATCGCATCACGTCTTTCCCCGGGTCCGTTGAGAACCAGTGGAACTCCGGCGCTGACACTCGTTCAGACTCGCGGTCGCCCATTGACGAACGTTCGGCGAGCGGAGTTTgggccgcacacacacacacatag
- the LOC130164245 gene encoding uncharacterized protein LOC130164245 isoform X2 — protein MPLTLRNSAGRRRKNPDEKLPERPGESTSAQVMAPTRMKLRVRRRDGAGAAGGGQPAEEEERSRETGGRSSSRRKNTSNTSTTAATASSPPTSSASARTVVAAEEASPDSKCPICLDRFNNLAYLDRCLHRFCFPCIQEWSHNKAECPLCKQPFASILHSVRAEDDFKEYTLRPAPANSSVAATVAMVAAMASAARSDHQMRLMLRRHRATDGGETTTTRRRRRERGGRGGGSRRTGERTGVWEWYLDSPPLPPLPHHPAVSPMVAEDSGEGEDLEQQRMRGGADLAERGVIFEGLTGLGGAVSVAPNDRASRRLMTRLAARQRLQREGGTVRRLRERETVAFRRALYRCGIRVRGVAGVSGNQAQHRDITAESFRRNPAHLNRLRPWLRRELTVLYGAHGTLVDIVQRIIMARLARHGLEDTPTIEEELRPFLLARTDHFLHELVSFARSPLSLENYDLQAVYEPPATAMELDGTSSPSDSSSVIAISEGEEEESRAGGMSEERLQGRAGSTYDDVIQTGSSLSLSAWDDETPGPSYSTAEPSCSLSSLSFSPDTHKSANKDAGEKREEEGEEECLIVGYKKPIAERTPELVQLSSDTEEEEEKEREEEKMVEDAPPLPSTTPPLSYLPTIPPSTSGAYLEEQNDKPKEKDGEAGGRRSRARSWSVSSGRSRESVCTLSPSEQRPESWRDRKQCGSEVVREKRRRKKRRKGRERSGTLYNPNRSIYPAMMHRRSHSPSPFYSSVESGSPLPPSPPDSSWEYHCSPFTSSVSSRSCSSSSSPLCSSPQPPTSPPPQTPPTPSLSPGDTHHREKPGGKRKYKSRHLDSNDKDPTWRPSSSHRKEKRRERGEKERRRRRREREGGRKRERHRRESSYCGESGRRSREDRSPSVEIIYEGTIMSDAAQPPARKRRRKRHRKMPHNSSPVIITLDSDSSHDDLNNKNISSGSSSPLSSQQTVDFSDLPPLPLVHSAGVGGALEGEIGELPVDILDRGSDGSETEPAGQSGPIAIDNSDNSDDVDVENIEESDSLLVWSDDRGLSSDLHGPIRKDDTKTTIDNHPREATSADARRPGDKDSAPVTTSDSCLLATILNDLKEIAVPKRDSSSNFSSSPDTRRKCLQARSNQGDWLAETRRPDADLPVEREQNQESDCRTSTPPPPPSLQQLKEGGVRHEGVDIPPLLKKASPVRSHNRNTPPPLKHKDAGSPHRSPAGLHSPHASIDVDPVGVNNPVDLNSNPVDSRLSPDPPKDHQVIPPISTLKKHLKSALASASSVSTDLHPSFHLAPIDSPKVRALTTEIHSISHKPPIDIHSSSGSENTTPHLDFLNSLHSSKLHSCRESTKETPSCGVGSSPINLHPVNSLSAIDFHSADTGWSKEKRARTDSTSGGCRNETLMNSCQVAPVDLHLSSSVCAGGTPAGSGVFSGVTSNVTSPAVSGSSLESRTQNPFSPIDSHSSNKRENLSQKLRLNSVPTAAPSGRLTPVDLHPRSPKSTVDLHSSSAASEGLADGTPSSIINHGDRSPGGHPPPIDLHRRSPPQSANLHSSRFVTTMIDGHSNHTALPPSSTFHTAHRKCSSRAEPTVDSRSDLRQSDSKHHNHFDPSSNSQFPVDARSKHNAPIDARSKSSRRDFQLHADNRITSFPGSVENQWNSGADTRSDSRSPIDERSASGVWAAHTHT, from the exons ATGCCGCTCACGTTGCGGAATTCTGccgggaggaggagaaaaaaccCGGATGAGAAGCTCCCGGAGCGACCCGGGGAGTCTACTTCTGCTCAG gTGATGGCGCCCACACGCATGAAACTGCGTGTGCGCCGTCGTGATGGTGCAGGTGCAGCGGGAGGCGGTCAGccggctgaggaggaggagcggagTCGAGAGACCGGCGGTCGCAGCAGCAGCCGGAGGAAAAACACCAGTAACACCTCGACCACTGCTGCCACCGCCTCCTCTCCGCCCACGTCCTCGGCCTCGGCGAGGACGGTGGTGGCGGCAGAGGAGGCATCACCTGACTCCAAGTGCCCCATCTGTCTGGACCGCTTCAACAACCTGGCGTACCTGGACCGCTGCCTGCACCGCTTCTGCTTCCCCTGCATCCAGGAGTGGTCGCACAACAAGGCAGAGTGTCCGCTCTGCAAGCAGCCCTTCGCCTCCATCCTGCACTCGGTCCGTGCCGAGGACGACTTCAAGGAGTACACGCTGCGGCCGGCGCCCGCCAACAGCAGCGTGGCCGCCACTGTGGCAATGGTGGCCGCAATGGCGTCGGCGGCGAGGAGCGACCACCAGATGCGGTTGATGCTGAGGAGGCACAGGGCAACAGACGGCGGAGAGACAACGACGacgaggaggcggaggagggagaggggagggagaggaggggggagcagGAGGACGGGGGAGAGGACGGGGGTGTGGGAATGGTACCTggactctcctcctctcccccctcttcctcaCCATCCCGCTGTGTCTCCCATGGTCGCTGAGGACAGTGGGGAGGGGGAAGacctggagcagcagaggatgagGGGAGGGGCAGATCTGGCAGAGCGCGGCGTGATATTTGAGGGACTGACGGGCCTTGGGGGGGCAGTGTCAGTTGCCCCCAACGACCGGGCGTCACGGCGGCTGATGACCCGTCTGGCGGCAAGGCAGCGGCTGCAGCGAGAAGGTGGAACTGTGCGGCGgttgagggagagagagactgtggcCTTCCGCCGCGCGCTCTACCGCTGTGGCATACGGGTCCGCGGTGTTGCCGGGGTCAGCGGTAACCAGGCGCAGCATCGTGACATCACAGCAGAGAGCTTCCGTCGCAACCCAGCCCACCTGAACAGACTCCGTCCCTGGCTACGGCGGGAGCTCACGGTGTTGTATGGTGCTCACGGTACGCTGGTCGACATCGTCCAACGCATCATCATGGCACGGCTGGCCCGCCACGGCTTGGAGGACACGCCGACCATAGAAGAAGAGCTGCGGCCGTTCTTGTTGGCTCGCACCGACCACTTCCTGCACGAGCTGGTCAGCTTCGCCCGCTCGCCGCTCAGCCTGGAAAACTATGACCTGCAGGCGGTGTATGAGCCGCCCGCCACGGCCATGGAGCTAGATGGGACGAGCAGCCCGTCTGACAGCAGCTCCGTCATCGCCATATCAgagggcgaggaggaggagagccgGGCGGGGGGAATGTCAGAGGAGAGGCTGCAAGGGAGAGCGGGGAGCACTTACGATGATGTCattcaaacaggaagtagcCTTAGCCTGTCTGCCTGGGACGACGAAACGCCGGGCCCCTCCTACTCCACTGCCGAGCCGTCATGTTCACTTTCCTCACTGTCATTCAGCCCCGACACACACAAGTCAGCCAATAAGGACGCGGGAGAGaagcgggaggaggagggggaggaggagtgtCTGATCGTTGGATACAAGAAGCCGATCGCAGAGCGGACGCCGGAGCTGGTGCAGCTCTCCTCCGAcaccgaggaggaggaggaaaaggagagagaggaggaaaagatggTTGAGGATGCTCCgcccctcccctccaccacccctcctctttCGTACCTACCTACAATCCCTCCCTCCACATCTGGCGCCTACCTAGAGGAGCAGAACGACAAGCCGAAGGAGAAAGACGGCGAGGCGGGTGGGCGTCGCTCACGTGCACGCTCCTGGTCGGTGAGCTCGGGACGAAGCCGGGAGTCCGTGTGCACGCTCAGCCCGAGCGAGCAGCGGCCGGAGAGCtggagagacaggaagcagtGTGGTAGTGAGGTggtgagggagaagaggaggaggaagaagaggaggaaagggcGGGAGAGGAGTGGTACCTTGTACAACCCAAACCGATCCATCTATCCCGCCATGATGCACCGCCGCTCCCACTCTCCCTCGCCGTTTTACTCCAGCGTTGAGTCCGGTTCACCGCTGCCGCCCAGCCCGCCCGACTCCAGCTGGGAGTACCACTGCTCCCCCTTtacctcctctgtctcctcgcgctcctgctcttcctcctcctcacccctctgCTCCTCCCCGCAGCCGCCGACCTCACCACCACCGCAGACGCCGCCGACGCCCTCGCTCTCCCCCGGCGACACTCACCACAGAGAAAAACCCGGTGGGAAGAGGAAGTACAAGAGCCGCCACCTGGACAGCAACGACAAGGACCCGACCTGGAGGCCGAGCAGCAGCCACCgcaaggagaagaggagggagaggggggagaaggagaggaggaggaggaggagggagagagagggagggaggaaacgGGAGAGACACAGGAGGGAGAGTAGTTACTGTGGAGAGAG CGGCAGGAGGTCCAGAGAAGACCGGAGTCCGAGCGTGGAGATCATCTACGAGGGCACCATCATGTCCGACGCCGCACAACCTCCCGCCCGCAAACGCCGCAGGAAACGCCACCGAAAGATGCCACACAACAG ttCTCCAGTCATCATCACCCTCGACAGCGACAGCAGCCACGACGacctcaacaacaaaaacatcagcagcggcagcagcagtcCGCTCAGCAGCCAGCAGACCGTCGACTTCTCcgacctccctcctctcccgtTGGTGCATTCTGCCGGCGTAGGCGGGGCCTTGGAAGGTGAAATTGGCGAGCTTCCCGTTGACATCCTAGACCGGGGATCTGACGGGTCGGAGACGGAGCCAGCGGGCCAATCGGGTCCCATCGCGATCGATAACAGCGACAACAGCGATGACGTGGACGTGGAAAATATCGAAGAGAGTGATTCACTGCTGGTGTGGAGTGATGATAGAGGGCTGTCCTCGGACTTACATGGACCAATCAGAAAGGACGACACGAAGACGACCATTGATAATCATCCAAGAGAGGCAACGAGTGCGGACGCTCGGCGGCCAGGAGACAAAGACTCTGCCCCCGTCACAACCTCTGACAGCTGTCTGCTAGCAACCATCCTAAATGACCTGAAGGAAATTGCTGTTCCTAAACGTGACTCGTCTTCGAACTTTAGTTCCTCCCCCGACACCAGAAGAAAATGTCTTCAGGCTCGTTCCAATCAGGGCGACTGGTTGGCTGAGACGAGACGTCCCGATGCCGATTTGCCTGTGGAACGAGAACAAAATCAGGAGTCGGACTGTCGTACCTCCACGCCCCCGCCGCCGCCTTCTcttcagcagctgaaggagggcggagtcagacacgAGGGCGTGGACATCCCTCCACTCCTAAAAAAGGCCAGTCCTGTCCGgtcacacaacagaaacacgCCACCAccattaaaacacaaagacgCTGGGAGTCCACACCGGTCGCCCGCAGGCCTCCACTCACCTCATGCCTCCATCGACGTTGACCCAGTTGGTGTAAATAATCCCGTTGACCTCAATTCAAATCCCGTCGACTCCCGTTTGTCTCCCGATCCGCCCAAAGATCACCAGGTCATCCCGCCCATTTCAACGCTGAAGAAACATTTAAAGAGCGCTTTGGCGTCTGCTAGCAGCGTTAGCACTGACCTGCATCCTTCCTTTCATTTAGCACCTATTGACTCTCCTAAAGTCCGAGCATTAACCACTGAGATCCATTCCATAAGTCACAAACCCCCCATTGATATCCACTCATCTTCTGGGTCTGAAAATACCACTCCACATCTGGATTTCTTGAATTCTCTTCATTCTTCAAAGTTACATTCCTGTCGTGAAAGCACAAAGGAAACACCTTCCTGTGGTGTCGGATCTTCACCCATTAACTTACATCCTGTGAATTCTTTATCTGCCATTGATTTCCATTCAGCTGATACCGGTTGGTCCAAAGAGAAACGAGCGCGCACTGACTCTACCTCCGGAGGTTGCAGGAATGAGACTTTAATGAATTCCTGTCAGGTAGCACCCGTTGACCTCCATCTTTCCAGCAGTGTTTGTGCTGGAGGCACGCCGGCAGGTAGTGGTGTTTTCTCAGGAGTCACTTCTAACGTCACGTCACCTGCTGTTTCGGGTTCGTCCCTCGAATCCAGGACTCAGAATCCCTTCTCACCCATTGACTCGCACTCTTCCAATAAAAGAGAGAACCTGTCACAAAAGCTGAGACTGAACTCGGTGCCAACAGCAGCTCCCAGTGGCAGGTTGACACCCGTTGACTTGCATCCTAGAAGTCCCAAATCTACTGTTGATCTCCACTCTTCCAGTGCAGCTTCAGAAGGATTGGCCGATGGCACGCcatcatcaataatcaatcacGGGGATCGATCGCCCGGTGGTCACCCGCCACCTATTGATTTGCATCGTAGAAGTCCTCCGCAGTCGGCTAACCTGCATTCTTCTCGCTTTGTCACCACTATGATTGATGGACACTCCAACCACACAGCCTtacccccctcctccaccttccacACTGCACACAGGAAGTGCAGTTCTCGAGCCGAACCTACTGTTGACTCCCGCTCAGACCTTCGCCAGTCTGACTCAAAACATCACAACCACTTTGACCCCAGCTCCAACTCACAGTTCCCCGTTGATGCCCGCTCCAAACATAACGCCCCCATTGACGCTCGCTCGAAAAGCTCTCGGAGAGACTTCCAGCTCCACGCAGACAATCGCATCACGTCTTTCCCCGGGTCCGTTGAGAACCAGTGGAACTCCGGCGCTGACACTCGTTCAGACTCGCGGTCGCCCATTGACGAACGTTCGGCGAGCGGAGTTTgggccgcacacacacacacatag